ACGCATTCCGGCTTGGTTTTGGGTTAATTTTGAAGCAATTCCATTATCCAATAATAAGTTTGGTAAATCTGATTTTGCTACATATGCTTTTCTGAAATCTTCTAAGATTGTTGCACGAATGATACAGCCACCACGCCAGATTTTAGCAACAGTTTCCAGATTTAATCCGTAGTTGTATTCTTTAGAAGCCGCATGAAGCTGTGCTAATCCTTGTGCATAAGTAACCACAATAGAAAAATATAAAGCCGATTTTAAAGCTGCAATTGCTTCGCTTGCATTTACGTCAGCTGTATTGGCATTCCAAACTAATTTTTGAGCTGCTTCAATTCTTTCTGGTTTGGTTTTAGACATATCGCGCATGTTAACCGCTGCGTCGATAGTTGGAACTGGAACTTGTAAGTCCATTGCATTTTGCGAAGTCCATTTTCCTGTTCCTTTTGATTTTGCCCAATCCGAAATCTTATTAATTAGAAGGCTTCCGTCTTCGTCTTGTTGTTTTAAGATTTTTCCAGTGATTTCAATCAAATACGATCTTAAATCATCCGTTTGGTTCCATTCTTCAAAAGTTTTCTGAATCGTAGTATCATCTAAGTTATAACCTCTTTTCATTAAGTCATAAATTTCAGAAATCAACTGCATGATTCCGTATTCGATTCCGTTATGAACCATTTTTACATAGTTTCCAGCAGAACCGTTTCCTAGATATTCTACACAAGGCTCACCTTCAACTTTTGCTGCAATTGCTTCAAAAATTGGACGCAGTCTTTCATATGCTTTTTGATCACCTCCCGGCATCATAGCAGGGCCGAAACGAGCTCCTTTTTCACCACCTGAAATTCCCATTCCAAAGAAGTGGATTCCTTTTTCAGACAATTCTAAGAATCTTCTGTCTGTATCTGTAAAAAAAGTATTTCCACCGTCAATTATAATGTCTCCTTTATCCAAGTGAGGCAGTAAGCTTGCAATGGCGCTGTCAACTGGTTTTCCCGCAGGAACCAATAACATAATTGCTCTTGGCTGCTGAATAAGCTCTACAAAATGTTTTACATCTGTAGTAGCTTCAATAGTGTGGTTGGCATCGGCTTCTTGTTGAAGAGAGTTGACTTTTTCTGTGTCTAAGTCTAAACCTGCAGCCGCAAAGTTATGGCTGGCGATATTTAAAAGTAAGTTACGGCCCATTACACCGAGTCCTACAATTCCAAAATCAAATTTGCTCATAGTTTTCAATTAACTAAATTATTAGAAGAAATGTTTTAGCAGCAAAAAAGTAAGAGAAAGTATGGTAATTCTTTTTCATTCAATGTTTTGCAGCAAAACAAAGTTTATTTTAATCTTACATTTCAAAATGTAGAGCGCTAAGTTAGAGAAAAATGCTGAAAAATAAGGGGTAAAATCGTTCACTTTTGGTCTTTATTGTGATACTTTTATAGGTGTCAAAAATACACTTATAAGACTGTTTTTGAACTATATCGTTGTAATTAAAAAATGGTATACTAATTTTTTAAACACATAGAGACATAGTTTTTTGGAACGCTTAAAAAGGCATTTCATTTTTCAATAAATAACGTAGCTATATGTGTTTATCTCAATTGCCTTAAACTTTGTCAAAGTTTCAAACTTTGACAAAGTTTTATAACGCCATATATTTTTCTCGCAGATTCAGCTGATAAAGCAGATTTTTGATCTGTAGAATCTGCAAAATCTGTGGGAGATTAATTTTAAAAGTAGGATATGAATTTTTCTAAAGAATTAGAAGCTTGCTTAAAAAAAAATGTAAGGGCATTTTATTTGTTTAAATAAAGATAGGTTTATCATGTTAAACTTTGTCAAAGTTGGCCTCGTAAACACAAAGCTATGTGTTAGAAACTAGTTTCTTTCTGCATTCTGTTTTTATATAAACAGAAGATAAATTCTATGTTTCTATGTGTTTAAAAGGTTTAGCCACGAATTTCATGAATTTCCACAAATTATAATTCGGGAAAATTGGTGCAATTTGTGGCAAAAAAAATACACAGTTTTAAAAGAATCTTTTTAATCCTTTTATCCTGATAGCTATCGGGAGTGGGAAAAGATTAAGCTTATACCCTTTATCTATGTGTTCAAATCTAGATTTGTTCCTTACTCTTTATTACAGGTAAAAAAAATCTATGTTTCTATGTGTTTAAAAAAGAATCAAGGATAAATCATCAAAAACATAAAAGCAAACAAATTCACTAAAAGCACAACACCATAAACAATATTCGATTTTCCTTTACTGAGAGAAAGCATTACCGTAAAAACAGACAAAGCCAAAAGCACAATCGATTTAATATCGAGTCCTAAAACAATCGGCATTCCCATAATAATACAAACTGCAGCGACACTCGGAATTGTTAATCCGATACTGGCTAGGGCAGAACCTAAAGCTAAGTTTAAACTCGTCTGCAATCTATTTTTTCTGGCTGCAATAATAGCTGCAATCGCTTCGGGTAATAAAATGATAATCGCGATAATAACACCAACTAATGATTTTGGAAGATTATAGCCTATAATAATAGTTTCAATTGTAGGCGAGAGCGTTTTGGCTAACAAAACTACAATTCCTAAACTGACTAAAAGAAAAACAAGACTGGTATAAAATGTTTTATTATTGATTTCGATTGGATGTGTTTTCGATTCATCTTCATTTGTTCCGTTCGTTAGAAAATATTGACGGTAGCCTTTTGTCTGTGCGAATAAAAAAGAGCCGTAAATAACCAGACAGGCAATAGAAGCAAAGATTAATTGAGGTGTTGAATAATAAGAGCCATGGACACTTTCGGTAAATGTAGGAAACACTAAAGTAAAGACAATAATAGAAATCAATGAAACCAAACCAATAGTTACTGAGGAAGTGGAGAAATTCTGTTCGTAATGTTTAATGCTTCCAATAAGAAGACACAATCCGATAATACCATTTAAAATCAGCATAGTAGCGGCATAAACGGTATCTCTAGCTAAAGAAGCGGCTTCTGATCCTTCAGAAAGCATTAAAGAGACAATTATAGAAACTTCAATTACAGTAATAGAAATAGCCAAAATTATGGTTCCGTAAGGTTCTCCCACGCGTTCTGCGATGATTTCTGAATGATGAACGGCTGACATTACACTAAGAATAAGCAATATACTCGCAGCAATTTGAAAAATACTGCTGTCTTTTATCAGCCCGCTAAATAGGAGAGCCCACGAGAGGATCGGGATAATGATGGTCCACTGTAATAATTGTTTCATTTTTTGTAGTTTTTAAAATTGATAGCAATAATGCCGATAGGGCC
This portion of the Flavobacterium panacagri genome encodes:
- the gndA gene encoding NADP-dependent phosphogluconate dehydrogenase; amino-acid sequence: MSKFDFGIVGLGVMGRNLLLNIASHNFAAAGLDLDTEKVNSLQQEADANHTIEATTDVKHFVELIQQPRAIMLLVPAGKPVDSAIASLLPHLDKGDIIIDGGNTFFTDTDRRFLELSEKGIHFFGMGISGGEKGARFGPAMMPGGDQKAYERLRPIFEAIAAKVEGEPCVEYLGNGSAGNYVKMVHNGIEYGIMQLISEIYDLMKRGYNLDDTTIQKTFEEWNQTDDLRSYLIEITGKILKQQDEDGSLLINKISDWAKSKGTGKWTSQNAMDLQVPVPTIDAAVNMRDMSKTKPERIEAAQKLVWNANTADVNASEAIAALKSALYFSIVVTYAQGLAQLHAASKEYNYGLNLETVAKIWRGGCIIRATILEDFRKAYVAKSDLPNLLLDNGIASKLTQNQAGMRAVIQFAVQKGLPVSGLMNSLSYFDAYRSANLPTNLIQAQRDFFGAHTYERIDKEGVFHTQWAE
- a CDS encoding calcium:proton antiporter; its protein translation is MKQLLQWTIIIPILSWALLFSGLIKDSSIFQIAASILLILSVMSAVHHSEIIAERVGEPYGTIILAISITVIEVSIIVSLMLSEGSEAASLARDTVYAATMLILNGIIGLCLLIGSIKHYEQNFSTSSVTIGLVSLISIIVFTLVFPTFTESVHGSYYSTPQLIFASIACLVIYGSFLFAQTKGYRQYFLTNGTNEDESKTHPIEINNKTFYTSLVFLLVSLGIVVLLAKTLSPTIETIIIGYNLPKSLVGVIIAIIILLPEAIAAIIAARKNRLQTSLNLALGSALASIGLTIPSVAAVCIIMGMPIVLGLDIKSIVLLALSVFTVMLSLSKGKSNIVYGVVLLVNLFAFMFLMIYP